A stretch of DNA from Pseudoalteromonas ruthenica:
ACGAATGTGCAAATAGCCGACTCTGCTAAGCAAATGCTAACGAGAACGTTGCAGCTTGGTAAGGGTTAAAGCGAGGATAGAGCATGAACAATAATGTGCAATCAGCAACGGGTCTAGGCTCCCTGTATTGGGATAACCAAAATAAGGCGCCGGAAGAAAAGAGTGATGAGCTCACCCAGGAAGATTTTTTCAGCCTGCTGACTCAGCAGTTGTCCTATCAGGATCCGAGCAAACCTGCGGATAATGACCAGATGATTGCGCAGATGACTAATTTCACCATGGCTGAGGGGATCTCAAAGCTCAATGAGAATTTCAACTCTTTGGCTGCGTCAATGACATCTAACTCGGCGCTGCAGGCGTCAACACTAGTCGGGAAAAAGGCATTGTTGGAGTCTGAAACTATCGAGTTGTATAGCGGTGAAGTGAGTAAAGGGACTGTTCTTGCTAAAGAGCCTGTTGATAATTTAAGCCTCACTATCAAAGACGATAAAGGTCAGGTGGTTGAGGTGGTTGATTTAGGCTCGCAACCTGCTGGTGCAATTCGCTTTGAATGGGACGGTCTCGACAAAGACGGCAATCCGTTTCCTCCTGGTGAGTACGACATTGTGGCAGAGGGCAGCATCAATGGTGAATACAGCTCTTTACCTATGGCGACATTCAAAAATATTGAAAGCGTTAATATCAACGGCGCGAATGGGATCATCGTGAACACCAAAGAGGGCGCAGTGAAGCTCGCTGAGGTGGCTGAGATTTCAGTGTAAAGCATTTGCCTGCGGGCAGTTATTACGAAGAGGTGAAACATGAGTTTCAATATCGCTTTAACAGGGTTGGCGGCAGCCCAAAAAGACTTAGATGTGACCGCAAACAACATTGCGAACGTCAATACCACAGGTTTTAAAGAATCCCGCGCAGAGTTTGCTGATGTGTATGCGGCATCAGTATTCAGTGGCGGTAAAACGAAGAACGGTGATGGTGTGCAAACCACCATGGTCGCCCAGCAGTTTCACCAAGGTTCTTTAAAGTTCACGTCAAATGCACTGGATTTAGCGATTACCGGTGAAGGTTATTTTGCTATGGCTGACGATTTAGCTTCGCAAGATTTTACCTATACGCGTGCTGGGGCGTTCAAGCTTAATGATGATAACTTCGTAGTCGATGCTAAAGGTAACTTACTGCAAGGTTTCCCAACGGATCCGGTAACCGGTGATACCACTTCGGTGAGCTTGAGTACGGCCAACCCGATTCAAATACCTGATTCATCAGGCTCTCCAAATGCGACAGATAATGTCTACAGTTCATTTAACTTGGATGCGGGTGCCACCGTCCCAACGGTAACGCCATTTAACCCAAATGACTCAGCCACCTATAATTCGTCAACATCAACAACGGTCTACGACTCTCTGGGTGAGCCCCACGTGCTGCAGTTTTTCTTTGTAAAAACGGCCTCTAACGAATGGGATGTGCGCGCCACCGTCGATGGCACTGAAGTTGATAACGCGGGTAACGCAGGTGCAGGCCCCATCACCCAGTTTACTTTTGATGCAGCAGGTTTACCATTACAAACTGATGGTACGCCCAACACCGGCGCGACGTTTAACCCAATGACGCTATCGGGTGCTAACCTTAGCGCCAGTGGTATTTTGACCAACGGGGCCCAGTTTAATGATATTAACTTAAACTGGCGTGATGAAGCTGCGACGGGTAACAAGCTCCCAACTCAATTCTCTAGCCGCTTCGAGGTGAAGGCGTTGGAACAAGATGGTTCGACCGTGGGCCGCTTATCTAATATTGAAATCGGTAGTGATGGTAAGTTAGTTGCCTCATATAGTAATGGCGACTCTACCTTCTTAGGTCAGGTAGCGATGGTTCGTTTCCCTAACTCTCAGGGCTTGCAGCAGGTAGGTAATACCAGTTGGAAAGAAAGCTTAGACTCTGGTGAGCCCATCGCCGGTGAGCCAGGAACCGGGACCTTGGGCACGATTAATTCCGAAGCGTTGGAGCAATCGAATACCAACCTTACTAATGAGTTAGTTGATTTAATCAGTGCACAACGAAACTTCCAGGCTAACTCTCGGGCGTTAGAGGTGAACTCAACGCTGCAACAGAATATCCTGCAGATCCGATAAGAAATATCCTACTAGGCCACCTTTTGGTGGCCTTTTTTCATCCCTCTAGTCTCTCCTTTTAAATAACTCCTTTTTCTTGGTATCAATCTTGCTTTAGTCAATATAACGACGATTTTAAGGAGCAAGCCAATGGACAAGATGCTGTACATTGCCACCTCAGGAGCTAAGCAAAGCCTACTGGGGATGGGGGTTAAAAGTAACAACCTTGCCAACGCTAACACCACAGGCTTTAAAGCCGATATCGCTCAGGCACGCTCGATGCAGGCCTTTGGTGAAGGGTTGCCGACACGCGTTTTTGCTCTACAAGAACGGGCAGGGACCAACACCACAGCCGGCGGTATTTCTGAAACCGGTCGCGACTTAGACATTGCTATGAGTGAGCACGGTTGGCTGACGGTATTAGATGATGCCGGTAACGAGGCTTATACCAAAGCCGGTTCATTGAAAATGACCCAAGAGGGGATGCTACTCGATAGAGATGGCCGTCAAGTTGTTGGCGAAGGGGGGCCTGTTATCCTGCCTGTTCCGATTGAGAAAATAAGTTTCAGTAAAGACGGCACCATTCAAGTTCGCCCTCAAGGCGCACCGGCCAACTTTCTTGAAGAAGTGGACAGATTGCAAATCGTTGAGGCCACAGGGCATCAGGTGGAAAAGGGCAACGACGGTCTGTTTCGGCCTGTAAATGGCCAACAACTTGATGTTTCTGAAAATGTCTCAATCATGTCAGGGGCTCTCGAGATGTCGAATGTCAATCCTGTGCATGAAATGGTGGATATGATCAGCCATCAACGTCAGTTTGAATTACAAGTCAAGCTAATGAAAACCGCCGAAGAGAATGACCAGCGTGCTGAGTCATTGCTACGGATTATGTAACATTAGCGAGGAGTCACTACTATGAACCCAGCATTGTGGATCAGTAAAACCGGGCTTGACGCCCAACAGACCGATATTTCGGTTATTTCCAACAACTTGGCTAATGCCAGTACGGTCGGTTACAAGAAAAGCCGCGCCGTGTTTGAAGATTTGTTGTATCAAAATATCAATCAACCTGGCGGGCGCTCTTCACAAGATACAGAGATGCCTTCGGGGTTGATGCTTGGCGCCGGTGCCAAGGTGGTTGCTAACCAGAAGAATTTCTCCCAGGGCAATATGCTAAGCACGGAGAATTCCCTCGACTGGATGGTTCAAGGACAAGGCTTTTTTGAGGTGTTGCTCCCTGATGGCAATATTGCTTACAGCCGTAATGGTCAATTCACGACCGACGAAGACGGTCGTATCGTCACCAGTGGTGCTGGTTTTCCGGTGCAACCAGAGATGAACGTGCCCGATGACGCGCAGTCTATTACTGTGTCGCAAGACGGCGAAGTGTCGGTGCGCGTAGCCGGGCAGGCGGACAATGTAGTGATTGGTCAGTTGGTGATCAGTGACTTTATTAATCCATCAGGGCTTGAACCTATGGGCCAAAACCTTTACACCGAAACCGCTGTCAGCGGCGCTCCGGTGCAAGGTAACCCGGGAGTAGACGGCTTGGGTATTATTGTTCAAGGAGCATTGGAAACTTCGAACGTCAATGTGACCGAAGAGCTGGTCAACTTAATTGAGACACAGCGTGTTTATGAGATGAACTCTAAAGTGATTTCATCTGTAGACCAGATGCTCAGCTATATTAATCAGCAGCTATAAGTGAGGGCATTATGATTAGGCCAATTGCACTATCAATTACTTTTGTACTTGCTACAGGGTGTGTTTCTACACAAAACTCCCATGTTGTCGAAAACGACCCTTACTATGCGCCGATGTATCCGCAGGAAGCAACACAAAACATGACCCAAAGTGGCGGCCTTTTCAATCCCGTATTGGCGAACGATTTGTATGCCGATAAGAAAGCGTTGCGTACTGGAGATATCATTACTGTGGTACTGCGTGAGTCAACGCAAGCATCAAAAACGGCAAAAACGGAAACTGACAGGGAGACCGAGCTGGGTTTAGAGCCGGTTATTGGTTTAGGCGGCGATCCGGTCAATATCGGTGGAGATAGCATTCAAATGGGTGTGAACTCAGATGCTTCGTTCACCGGCGACGCTAAATCTAATCAATCCAACAGTTTGTCAGGCAATATTTCCGTGAACGTGATGCGCGTGCTGCCCAATGGTAATTTGGTGATTCGTGGCGAAAAGTGGTTAACGCTTAATACCGGGCAGGAGTTTATTCGCTTAGAAGGCATTGTTCGCCCAGCTGACGTGAGCTCCGAAAACACCGTAGAAAGTAGCCGTATCGCGAATGCGCGTATTCAATATTCTGGCAAAGGCGAGCTGCAAGAAACGCAAAGTGCCGGTTGGCTATCACGGTTCTTTATGAGCACTTTGTTCCCATTCTAAGGAGTCCAGTCATGAAATGGTTAAACCTTATCGTGTTCTGCATGGCGTTGACTAGCTGGCAAAGTTTTGCCGAGCGTGTCAAAGATGTGGCCATGGTTGAGGGCGTACGTAGTAACCAATTAGTGGGTTATGGTCTGGTTGTGGGTCTGCCTGGCACGGGAGAGAAGAGCCGCTTTACCGAACAAAGCTTTAAAGCGATGTTGAATAACTTTGGCATTACTTTGCCGGCCAACCTTAAGCCTAAGATTAATAATGTTGCAGCGGTTGCCGTTCATGCGGATATGCCGGCGTTTATCAAACCCGGCCAGAGTATGGATGTCACTGTATCTTCAGTAGGCAGTGCCGAGAGCCTACGCGGTGGTACCTTATTGCAAACCTTTTTAAAAGGTGTCGATGGTAATATTTATGCTATTGCTCAAGGTAGCTTAGTTGTTAGTGGATTAGGCGCGCAAGGGCTTGATGGCTCACGTGTGGTGGTCAATACGCCAACTGTGGGTCGAATTCCTAATGGCGGCATTGTCGAGCGCGCGATTCCGAGTCCCTTTACCCAAGGGGATTACATTACCTTTAATCTTAATCGCCCTGACTTTACTACCGCGAAGCGCTTGTCCGATACCATTAATAATCTCGTCGGGCCGAATACCGCAATGGCAATGGACGCCGCGTCAGTGCGCGTAACTGCCCCACGTGATGTTTCGCAACGAGTTGCTTATTTATCGACGCTGGAAAACCTTGAATTCACTCCCGCCGATAATGCTGCGAAAATCATTGTCAACTCCCGCACCGGTACCATAGTGATTGGCAAAAATGTCAAGTTGCAGCCAGCGGCTATTACTCATGGCGGGCTCACGGTGACCATCGCCGAAAATGCAGAAGTGTCGCAGCCTAATGCATTGGCCGAGGGTGAGACGGTGGTGACCAATCAAAGTATTATCGATGTGCGTGAAGACGACTCGCGTGCCTTTGTTTTTGACCCCGGGGTGAGTTTAGACGACCTTGTGCGCGCGATTAATGAAGTGGGCGCCGCACCGGGAGATTTAATGGCCATTCTTGAGGCGTTAAAAGAGGCTGGTGCTATTAATGGTCAGTTGGTGGTCATTTAAATCTGATACTGCAACAGCAAACCCCAAGTGCCCAAAGCCTTGGGGTTTGCTGTTTTTATAGCCACCTAAGTTCTTGTTAATCAGAACTATAAAGTCAGTGGTACGTTTTTTGCTTTAGTTTTTGCATCTAGTCATAACTTTGTCAGTCTTATGGATGCTAATCAACTGCAAACGCAAAGCGTCTTCGATCTCAATAGCTTAGATAAGCTTCGTCAAGATGCGTTAAAACAGCCTGCCGGCAGCGACGGCGAGCGCGCGGCCTTAAAGCAAGCAGCGCAGCAGTTTGAGTCTATCTTTACGCAAATGCTGCTCAAAAGCATGCGCAAAGCCAATGAAGCCTTCGAAGATGAAGACAGTCCTTTTAATGCCAGCAGCGTTAAATACTTCCAAGACATGCATGATCAGCAGCTCTCCAGTGAGTTATCGGCGAATGGCTCATTGGGCTTGGCCGATTTGATTGTGCAACAGTTATCGCCACAAAAAGACAGCTATATGCCTGCGTCAGCTTTGCGTGATGCGCGGTTAAGCAACGCGCAAGTGAAAACCCAAGAACAACACTCTGAGGCATCTCCTATCGCTCACAAAGCCGATTTCGCCAATGCCAAAGAGTTTGTCGAAGGGGTGTGGGACGTTGCCCGTGAAGCGGCCGGTAAAATCGGTGTGCACCCCGGTGTTATGGTTGCTCAAGCAGCATTGGAAACAGGTTGGGGCAAGCACATTATTAAAACTGCGAGCGGTGAAAGTTCGAACAATTTATTTAATATCAAAGCGCATCGTGACTGGCAGGGGGAAGCGACTGTAAAACCAACATTAGAGTATGAAGGAGGAGTTGCGGTTCAGCGCAAAGAACCGTTCCGAGTGTATGACTCTATTAAGCAAAGTTTCGATGATTTTGTCTCATTTTTGAAAACTAATCCCCGTTACCAGCAGGCTTTGGATGTGGCCGATAAGCCTCATCAGTTTATCGACGCTATACAACAAGCTGGCTACGCCACCGATCCACAGTATGCAGAGAAAATTAAACGTGTGTTAGGGCAAAGCGAATTACGCGCCCTAGCCGGTGATCTGCTAAGGCAAGGAGAGTAGATCATGTCATTTAACCTACTAAACATTGCCAGTTCAGGCATTCGTGCCAATACCGAGCTGCTTAATACTACCAGTAAAAATATTGCCAACATTAATACCGAAGGCTATGTGCGCGAGCGTACAGAGCATGGCACCACCTTTGACAATCAGGTTGGCCGTGGGCAAACCTATCGTCTGCTCAATGAGTTTGCACAACAGCAACTCAACAGAGACACTTCTAATCGCTCCTTCTTTGAGCGCTTTATGGAGGAAGCACAGCGTATTGATAGTCAGTTTTCCGAGGAGTCAAATAGCCTGTCTACGCAAATCAATGGCATGTTTAATAATTTGCAAGAGGCGCTGAATCAGCCCTCTAACAATGTTACCCGCTCGTTGTTCTTCACTAATGCGGAAAACTTTGTTAATCAAATGGATAGGTTGTCAGGGATTGTGTCGCAACAAAAGAGTGTAGTGAATGATCAGCTTGGGATCCTTGCTGATGAAGCCAATGGCTTAATTGAGAAAATTAGTGAGCTGAACAACCAAATTACGGCTGTTCATGGCAAGAAAGATCAAGCTGATGCCAGCTCGGTCTATAACGAGCGCGATAAAGCGATTAAAGATCTTTCAGAGCTAATGAACCTAGAAACACTCGATGGACCTCATGGTGAAAAATTGGTGTTCATGTCCACAGGTGAAGCTTTGGTTATGGAAAATGGTAGCTTTAACTTGTTCTCGTTAAATGGCGATCCAGATCCGAACCTTAAGGAACTTCGCCTTGATGTGACCTCCGGACAAGCCAATAGCTTAGAGGTTGATACCAACAGCTTAAAAGGCGAGATTGGTGGCCTGCTGGCTTACCGAGACGAGGTACTCATACCGGCGCAAAATCAGCTGGGGCAAATGGGCTTATCATTGGCCGATGCCTTCAATCAGCAAAATCGCTTGGGGATGGACGCTAACGGTGAAATAGGGGGTGATCTGTTCACTTTGCCCACCGTCAACGGCTTACCATTTGCCGCTAATGCGGGGTCGGGTAATTTGCAGGCTGGTTTAGAGCAGGGGATGGGCAAAGAGATTCCGGCAACGGATTTCCGTGTTACCTTTACCTCGCCAACAACCGTAGAGATAGTGCCCCTTAACAATAAAGGTGAGCCTATCGGTACGCCGTCGACGGCCAACGTAACGGCTGGAGTGATAGACTCAACCACAGTGACAAGTGGTGAGTCTTATGGCTTAGATATTGATGTGACTGGTGCGCCAGCGGCGGGAGATAGCTTTGATATCAAGTTAAATGCCTTTGCAGCCAGTAATGTTGGGTTGGCGACCACGCGGCCAGAAAAGCTGGCATTAGCGTCGCCAATTCGCACCGAAACAGCGTTAAATAACGTCAGTGAAGCGGCAATTTCTCCCGGTTCGGTGACTGATATTGCCAACTCAACGGGCATCACAGTGGGCCCGCCGCCAAGCTTGACGAACGGGCCAATCAGCTTGCAAAAAACAGGTAATCCTAACGAGTACACGATTACCGATGGCAATGGTACAACGACTTTTACCATTACACCGCCTGCTGAAAATATGCTCGCTCAAGCAGGAGCACCGTACGCTAACTATGGCTTTGACTT
This window harbors:
- a CDS encoding flagellar hook assembly protein FlgD, with translation MNNNVQSATGLGSLYWDNQNKAPEEKSDELTQEDFFSLLTQQLSYQDPSKPADNDQMIAQMTNFTMAEGISKLNENFNSLAASMTSNSALQASTLVGKKALLESETIELYSGEVSKGTVLAKEPVDNLSLTIKDDKGQVVEVVDLGSQPAGAIRFEWDGLDKDGNPFPPGEYDIVAEGSINGEYSSLPMATFKNIESVNINGANGIIVNTKEGAVKLAEVAEISV
- the flgE gene encoding flagellar hook protein FlgE, with the translated sequence MSFNIALTGLAAAQKDLDVTANNIANVNTTGFKESRAEFADVYAASVFSGGKTKNGDGVQTTMVAQQFHQGSLKFTSNALDLAITGEGYFAMADDLASQDFTYTRAGAFKLNDDNFVVDAKGNLLQGFPTDPVTGDTTSVSLSTANPIQIPDSSGSPNATDNVYSSFNLDAGATVPTVTPFNPNDSATYNSSTSTTVYDSLGEPHVLQFFFVKTASNEWDVRATVDGTEVDNAGNAGAGPITQFTFDAAGLPLQTDGTPNTGATFNPMTLSGANLSASGILTNGAQFNDINLNWRDEAATGNKLPTQFSSRFEVKALEQDGSTVGRLSNIEIGSDGKLVASYSNGDSTFLGQVAMVRFPNSQGLQQVGNTSWKESLDSGEPIAGEPGTGTLGTINSEALEQSNTNLTNELVDLISAQRNFQANSRALEVNSTLQQNILQIR
- a CDS encoding flagellar basal body rod protein FlgF codes for the protein MDKMLYIATSGAKQSLLGMGVKSNNLANANTTGFKADIAQARSMQAFGEGLPTRVFALQERAGTNTTAGGISETGRDLDIAMSEHGWLTVLDDAGNEAYTKAGSLKMTQEGMLLDRDGRQVVGEGGPVILPVPIEKISFSKDGTIQVRPQGAPANFLEEVDRLQIVEATGHQVEKGNDGLFRPVNGQQLDVSENVSIMSGALEMSNVNPVHEMVDMISHQRQFELQVKLMKTAEENDQRAESLLRIM
- the flgG gene encoding flagellar basal-body rod protein FlgG, with the translated sequence MNPALWISKTGLDAQQTDISVISNNLANASTVGYKKSRAVFEDLLYQNINQPGGRSSQDTEMPSGLMLGAGAKVVANQKNFSQGNMLSTENSLDWMVQGQGFFEVLLPDGNIAYSRNGQFTTDEDGRIVTSGAGFPVQPEMNVPDDAQSITVSQDGEVSVRVAGQADNVVIGQLVISDFINPSGLEPMGQNLYTETAVSGAPVQGNPGVDGLGIIVQGALETSNVNVTEELVNLIETQRVYEMNSKVISSVDQMLSYINQQL
- the flgH gene encoding flagellar basal body L-ring protein FlgH — encoded protein: MRPIALSITFVLATGCVSTQNSHVVENDPYYAPMYPQEATQNMTQSGGLFNPVLANDLYADKKALRTGDIITVVLRESTQASKTAKTETDRETELGLEPVIGLGGDPVNIGGDSIQMGVNSDASFTGDAKSNQSNSLSGNISVNVMRVLPNGNLVIRGEKWLTLNTGQEFIRLEGIVRPADVSSENTVESSRIANARIQYSGKGELQETQSAGWLSRFFMSTLFPF
- a CDS encoding flagellar basal body P-ring protein FlgI, whose amino-acid sequence is MKWLNLIVFCMALTSWQSFAERVKDVAMVEGVRSNQLVGYGLVVGLPGTGEKSRFTEQSFKAMLNNFGITLPANLKPKINNVAAVAVHADMPAFIKPGQSMDVTVSSVGSAESLRGGTLLQTFLKGVDGNIYAIAQGSLVVSGLGAQGLDGSRVVVNTPTVGRIPNGGIVERAIPSPFTQGDYITFNLNRPDFTTAKRLSDTINNLVGPNTAMAMDAASVRVTAPRDVSQRVAYLSTLENLEFTPADNAAKIIVNSRTGTIVIGKNVKLQPAAITHGGLTVTIAENAEVSQPNALAEGETVVTNQSIIDVREDDSRAFVFDPGVSLDDLVRAINEVGAAPGDLMAILEALKEAGAINGQLVVI
- the flgJ gene encoding flagellar assembly peptidoglycan hydrolase FlgJ — protein: MDANQLQTQSVFDLNSLDKLRQDALKQPAGSDGERAALKQAAQQFESIFTQMLLKSMRKANEAFEDEDSPFNASSVKYFQDMHDQQLSSELSANGSLGLADLIVQQLSPQKDSYMPASALRDARLSNAQVKTQEQHSEASPIAHKADFANAKEFVEGVWDVAREAAGKIGVHPGVMVAQAALETGWGKHIIKTASGESSNNLFNIKAHRDWQGEATVKPTLEYEGGVAVQRKEPFRVYDSIKQSFDDFVSFLKTNPRYQQALDVADKPHQFIDAIQQAGYATDPQYAEKIKRVLGQSELRALAGDLLRQGE
- the flgK gene encoding flagellar hook-associated protein FlgK, which translates into the protein MSFNLLNIASSGIRANTELLNTTSKNIANINTEGYVRERTEHGTTFDNQVGRGQTYRLLNEFAQQQLNRDTSNRSFFERFMEEAQRIDSQFSEESNSLSTQINGMFNNLQEALNQPSNNVTRSLFFTNAENFVNQMDRLSGIVSQQKSVVNDQLGILADEANGLIEKISELNNQITAVHGKKDQADASSVYNERDKAIKDLSELMNLETLDGPHGEKLVFMSTGEALVMENGSFNLFSLNGDPDPNLKELRLDVTSGQANSLEVDTNSLKGEIGGLLAYRDEVLIPAQNQLGQMGLSLADAFNQQNRLGMDANGEIGGDLFTLPTVNGLPFAANAGSGNLQAGLEQGMGKEIPATDFRVTFTSPTTVEIVPLNNKGEPIGTPSTANVTAGVIDSTTVTSGESYGLDIDVTGAPAAGDSFDIKLNAFAASNVGLATTRPEKLALASPIRTETALNNVSEAAISPGSVTDIANSTGITVGPPPSLTNGPISLQKTGNPNEYTITDGNGTTTFTITPPAENMLAQAGAPYANYGFDFNIEGNPAAGDTFSLEFNTGGFDDNRNGLALAGLQSEELVRENVLSSGSADNLKTFNQAFAGIVTDIGIVTSQAQTSHAAFSALEEQSNAWYESMSGVNLDEEAANLLRFQQSYAASARVLSTAQTVFDSLLSSAR